The following is a genomic window from Ignavibacteria bacterium.
TTGACTAAAATACTCAACGTTGCTACAACCGCTCCCAAAGCAAGCGAACCGGTATCACCCATAAACACCTGCGCAGGATAAGAATTATACCACAAAAAACCAAGCGCTGCGCCGAAAAATGCTGCGCAGTAAATTACAAGCTCACCGTTTCCTTTCAGATAAATTACATTCAGATATTTTGCAGTTTCCACATTCCCGGATACATAAGCAATAATTCCTAAAGTGAACACAACAATTGCAACCGTTCCTGTCGCAAGACCGTCCAAGCCATCGGTAAAATTTACTGCATTGGATGTTCCCATAATTATAAAAATTATGATGGGTATATAAAAAAATGAAAAATCAAATTCGATTTGTTTCAAAAATGGAATCGTTGTTATAGTATTTATTCCCTGAAACTCGGGAGCCCAATAAATAACCATGGCAACTATGAACCCAATCAAAAATTGAAACATTAATTTATATTTTTCTATAAGACCTTTTTTATATTTTTTAACAACTTTCAGATAATCATCAAGAAACCCGACAAGCGCCATTGATATGGTTACAAATAAAATCAACTGAACATAAATATTTTTCAAATCACCCCAAAGTAAAACAGGAACTAAAACGGAAACCCAGATGATAATTCCGCCCATTGTCGGTGTTCCTGCCTTTGACCAGTGAAACTTAGGACCGTCTTCTTTTTTTGCTTCACCGATTTGTTTAAGCTTCAATTTTTTTAATATCCACGGACCAACAATAAAAGCAATTAGCAAAGCTGTAATGGCAGAAATCGCAGCTCTGAATGTGATAAACTGAAATGCATCAAATCCCGGAGGATTATAAAGTCTGTTTAGGTATTCTGCCAGATAGTATAACATTCAGCTTGTTATTATTTTTATGACATCTTCCATCTTCATTCCTCGAGAACCTTTTACATAAACTATATCGTCTTTTTTCAAATCATGCTTCAACAAATCTCCAAGAATTTGTTTGTCAGTAAAGTAAAAATTATTTTTCACGCTCTTTGCAGACTTGTGCGTATTATAAGACTCAGGACCATATGTATATAAATTTTCAAATTTCATTTCAGATGCTAATTTGCCTACATCTGAATGTTCTTTTTTGCTTGATTTTCCAAGTTCAAGCATATCTCCAAGCACAATATATTTTTTACCTTTGGTTTTAAATTTTTTTATAGTCTCGAGTCCAAGTTTTACTGAATCAGGGTTGCTGTTATATGCATCGTTTACAATCATTACACCCTTATGCATCTCAACTTCCATTCTTTTTGATGAAGAAGCATTAAAATTCTGTAAAGCACTTTTTATGTCACTGATTTTAATATCAAAATATAATCCTGTTGAAACTGCTGCCAAGCCGTTAAATATCGAATGCAAGCCGAATGTGTTAACCGAGGTCGTAAACTCTTTGTTTTTATATCTCACACTTATAACCGGTTGAAACTTTTTATTGAACTCGATAAATTTTCCTTTAACATCTGCGTTATACTTAAACGAATAAGTAAATTTATTTTCTTTTTTTACTTTTTTACTGTATGAAGAAACAAATTTATCGTCAAGATTTAAAAAACACATTCCGTTATTTTTTTTC
Proteins encoded in this region:
- the mraY gene encoding phospho-N-acetylmuramoyl-pentapeptide-transferase, translating into MLYYLAEYLNRLYNPPGFDAFQFITFRAAISAITALLIAFIVGPWILKKLKLKQIGEAKKEDGPKFHWSKAGTPTMGGIIIWVSVLVPVLLWGDLKNIYVQLILFVTISMALVGFLDDYLKVVKKYKKGLIEKYKLMFQFLIGFIVAMVIYWAPEFQGINTITTIPFLKQIEFDFSFFYIPIIIFIIMGTSNAVNFTDGLDGLATGTVAIVVFTLGIIAYVSGNVETAKYLNVIYLKGNGELVIYCAAFFGAALGFLWYNSYPAQVFMGDTGSLALGAVVATLSILVKKEFLLPLLGGIFFAEALSVIIQRYYFKLTRIKYGEGKRIFKMAPLHHHYEMMGIPEPKIVMRFYIIAIILAIMTLATFKVR
- the murF gene encoding UDP-N-acetylmuramoyl-tripeptide--D-alanyl-D-alanine ligase; its protein translation is MKPNFTIKDFLSVKGSKYNGVNLGRKKFTGVAIDSRIVSKDEVFIAIKGENTDGHLYLTDVFKRGCKLVVVSSKSYTVLREKFKNKNFIIVKDTTKYLGQLAQNHLKNNRVPVLCVAGSNGKTTTKDLISEVLSKRYSILKTEGNLNNHIGLPLTLLRLNKSHNFCVLEIGSNYFGELKYLCEICKPDFGLVTNIGKEHLEFFINLKGVAKAEFELYDYLKKNNGMCFLNLDDKFVSSYSKKVKKENKFTYSFKYNADVKGKFIEFNKKFQPVISVRYKNKEFTTSVNTFGLHSIFNGLAAVSTGLYFDIKISDIKSALQNFNASSSKRMEVEMHKGVMIVNDAYNSNPDSVKLGLETIKKFKTKGKKYIVLGDMLELGKSSKKEHSDVGKLASEMKFENLYTYGPESYNTHKSAKSVKNNFYFTDKQILGDLLKHDLKKDDIVYVKGSRGMKMEDVIKIITS